One Brassica napus cultivar Da-Ae chromosome C2, Da-Ae, whole genome shotgun sequence DNA window includes the following coding sequences:
- the LOC106378165 gene encoding putative 57 kDa heat shock protein isoform X1, translating to MEIRFVEPVPQSEGMYYATNNPYQVNGPKGFTEFKVLDGTAKLFVRIDFPGVSNDSVKILLDPSQKAVFVSGEAPQEMVYDASLREFGTATGLLCDCCRITDVESVLGDGVLRLILSKETIDFRVGSSCSARAYTSVRASSSLSRLIRGYDPEVAGGHPLAHLRGHGPQGHRGTGPLDPAFTGPDIVPNPLVQTGSTSAYESKQLSDGGIFLRIDMPGVPNDKFAVTVENGCVTVTGRAPAAMDDSSGREYRGNVAVVPRDYDSRRIEAFANEGVIRLIIHSI from the exons ATGGAGATCCGTTTTGTTGAACCTGTCCCTCAATCCGAAG GTATGTATTATGCTACAAACAACCCTTACCAGGTGAACGGACCAAAAGGCTTCACTGAGTTTAAGGTTTTGGACGGGACAGCCAAATTGTTCGTGAGAATTGATTTTCCGGGAGTCAGCAACGATAGTGTTAAGATCCTACTCGATCCATCGCAGAAAGCTGTCTTTGTGTCCGGAGAGGCCCCACAAGAAATGGTTTATGATGCTTCTCTCCGTGAGTTCGGAACTGCTACGGGCCTCTTGTGCGATTGCTGCAGAATCACAGACGTGGAGTCCGTTTTGGGAGATGGTGTTCTAAGACTCATCCTATCCAAGGAAACGATCGATTTTCGTGTAGGGTCTTCTTGTTCCG CCAGAGCATATACGTCCGTTAGAGCGTCATCATCCCTTT CTCGTTTAATCCGTGGATATGATCCAGAAG TCGCAGGTGGCCATCCTTTAG CTCATCTCCGTGGACATGGCCCACAAG GTCACCGTGGCACTGGCCCCCTAG ATCCGGCTTTCACGGGTCCCGACATAGTACCGAACCCATTAGTGCAGACGGGATCAACTAGTGCATACGAGTCAAAGCAGTTGTCAGACGGCGGTATATTTCTCCGTATTGACATGCCCGGTGTCCCCAACGACAAATTCGCGGTGACGGTGGAAAACGGTTGTGTCACTGTCACCGGACGAGCACCTGCAGCGATGGACGACTCGAGTGGGCGTGAGTATAGAGGCAATGTCGCTGTCGTCCCTCGAGACTATGACAGTCGCCGGATCGAAGCATTCGCTAATGAGGGTGTCATCCGCCTCATCATCCATTCTATCTAA
- the LOC106381396 gene encoding crustapain-like isoform X1 encodes MGGLAYNIIEEATFKSATLIGLNAELDPFKTRLSTCASAVREFEHSRVLLTDDRVAHLKAHVEEKYALYRDWYDQDAPLRKLKRDMLRLQHPFRQQLDSLHQKISNNSSVKIQINQLVDQMSKHMETWPTEKHVKDVVEDLKTKVKGYDYVSQSLHTDKNRLIELQESLERLITDVIGLIDRLLDIKKEYDVKLFRIYTIRKEDFHELDAYLFGPRAPKSPQSSKFFLQVTKFVPINKLVLLLAAKPISDITIVECRDHIQFAYLKTAEEGDILVTEDEWVKLMGPVKNQLEHDICWAFVTAELVSAVRVRHIYKYDPTVVEYSCRDLVDFVDHQKRSEEKTKEKSGNKHFCYAHGLREGFEYVKVNGILREESRPFEANCREEVLTRHGSNLGYIGEVVSLTTVKEVLQTLQNHPVAGCIPVFEPDYSSINDQLYYGPTSPLSRYETMHAISFVGAGGVKEGEKHVNARSSHGVNFGKDGYFKICFQHVIICLTRGHHMRYLEDPVLLPCRFVYPELLSLEKDKEKRRDDTI; translated from the exons ATGGGCGGTCTAgcatataatattatagaagAGGCTACATTCAAAAGTGCTACTTTGATTGGTCTCAATGCTGAGCTCGATCCTTTCAAGACTCGTTTATCTACCTGTGCATCTGCAGTCCGAGAATTTGAACACTCACGAGTGCTTCTCACTGATGATCGAGTTGCTCATCTCAAAGCTCATGTGGAAGAGAAGTATGCTTTGTATCGTGATTGG TACGATCAAGATGCCCCGTTGAGGAAACTAAAACGAGATATGTTGAGGCTGCAACACCCTTTTCGCCAACAGCTGGATTCGCTCCATCAGAAAATCTCCAACAACTCTTCAGTCAAAATCCAAATTAACCAACTTGTGGATCAAATG agtaAACACATGGAAACGTGGCCGACCGAGAAACACGTAAAAGACGTAGTGGAGGATTTGAAAACCAAAGTCAAAGGATATGATTACGTTTCTCAATCATTACATACAGATAAGAATCGTCTCA TCGAGCTCCAAGAATCTCTTGAGAGGTTAATAACG GATGTGATCGGGTTGATAGATAGATTACTGGACATTAAAAAGGAATACGATGTCAAGCTTTTCAGG ATTTATACCATCAGAaaagaagacttccatgaactAGACGCTTACCTCTTTGGTCCTAGGGCACCTAAGTCACCTCAATCCTCGAAATTCTTTCTTCAAGTGACAAAATTTGTCCCGATCAACAAGCTTGTACTTCTCCTAGCTGCAAAACCTATCTCGGATATCACCATTGTAGAATGCCGAGATCACATCCAGTTTGCATATTTAAAAACCGCTGAG GAAGGAGACATACTGGTGACAGAAGATGAATGGGTAAAACTCATGGGACCCGTGAAAAACCAACTAGAACACG ATATTTGCTGGGCATTTGTCACCGCGGAGCTAGTGAGCGCCGTCAGAGTCAGACACATCTATAAATATGACCCCACCGTTGTGGAATACTCCTGTCGGGACCTTGTCGATTTCGTAGATCATCAGAAACGTTCCGAAGAGAAGACGAAGGAGAAGTCGGGCAACAAACACTTTTGCTATGCGCACGGATTACGCGAAGGCTTTGAGTACGTCAAAGTTAATGGCATCCTAAGGGAAGAATCCCGTCCGTTTGAAGCCAACTGTAGAGAAGAAGTACTTACACGCCATGGGTCTAACCTCGGCTACATTGGAGAGGTAGTCTCCTTGACTACTGTCAAAGAAGTTCTTCAGACGCTTCAAAACCACCCTGTTGCTGGATGCATTCCCGTCTTTGAACCAGACTACAGCTCTATTAATGAT CAACTGTACTACGGCCCTACATCTCCACTCTCACGTTACGAAACCATGCATGCGATCAGCTTTGTTGGCGCTGGAGGAGTCAAGGAAGGTGAGAAGCATGTGAATGCTAGATCCAGTCACGGTGTTAACTTCGGCAAAGACGgctatttcaaaatttgcttcCAGCACGTGATAATCTGCCTCACCCGTGGACACCACATGAGGTATCTTGAAgacccggttcttcttccttgcAGATTTGTATACCCAGAGCTCCTATCTCTAGAAAAGgacaaagagaagagaagagacgaCACGATATAG
- the LOC106381396 gene encoding crustapain-like isoform X2, which translates to MGGLAYNIIEEATFKSATLIGLNAELDPFKTRLSTCASAVREFEHSRVLLTDDRVAHLKAHVEEKYALYRDWYDQDAPLRKLKRDMLRLQHPFRQQLDSLHQKISNNSSVKIQINQLVDQMSKHMETWPTEKHVKDVVEDLKTKVKGYDYVSQSLHTDKNRLIELQESLERLITDVIGLIDRLLDIKKEYDVKLFRIYTIRKEDFHELDAYLFGPRAPKSPQSSKFFLQVTKFVPINKLVLLLAAKPISDITIVECRDHIQFAYLKTAEEGDILVTEDEWVKLMGPVKNQLEHDICWAFVTAELVSAVRVRHIYKYDPTVVEYSCRDLVDFVDHQKRSEEKTKEKSGNKHFCYAHGLREGFEYVKVNGILREESRPFEANCREEVLTRHGSNLGYIGEVVSLTTVKEVLQTLQNHPVAGCIPVFEPDYSSINDQLYYGPTSPLSRYETMHAISFVGAGGVKEGEKHVNARSSHGVNFGKDGYFKICFQHVIICLTRGHHMRYLEDPVLLPCRFVYPELLSLEKDKEKRRDDTI; encoded by the exons ATGGGCGGTCTAgcatataatattatagaagAGGCTACATTCAAAAGTGCTACTTTGATTGGTCTCAATGCTGAGCTCGATCCTTTCAAGACTCGTTTATCTACCTGTGCATCTGCAGTCCGAGAATTTGAACACTCACGAGTGCTTCTCACTGATGATCGAGTTGCTCATCTCAAAGCTCATGTGGAAGAGAAGTATGCTTTGTATCGTGATTGG TACGATCAAGATGCCCCGTTGAGGAAACTAAAACGAGATATGTTGAGGCTGCAACACCCTTTTCGCCAACAGCTGGATTCGCTCCATCAGAAAATCTCCAACAACTCTTCAGTCAAAATCCAAATTAACCAACTTGTGGATCAAATG agtaAACACATGGAAACGTGGCCGACCGAGAAACACGTAAAAGACGTAGTGGAGGATTTGAAAACCAAAGTCAAAGGATATGATTACGTTTCTCAATCATTACATACAGATAAGAATCGTCTCATCGAGCT CCAAGAATCTCTTGAGAGGTTAATAACG GATGTGATCGGGTTGATAGATAGATTACTGGACATTAAAAAGGAATACGATGTCAAGCTTTTCAGG ATTTATACCATCAGAaaagaagacttccatgaactAGACGCTTACCTCTTTGGTCCTAGGGCACCTAAGTCACCTCAATCCTCGAAATTCTTTCTTCAAGTGACAAAATTTGTCCCGATCAACAAGCTTGTACTTCTCCTAGCTGCAAAACCTATCTCGGATATCACCATTGTAGAATGCCGAGATCACATCCAGTTTGCATATTTAAAAACCGCTGAG GAAGGAGACATACTGGTGACAGAAGATGAATGGGTAAAACTCATGGGACCCGTGAAAAACCAACTAGAACACG ATATTTGCTGGGCATTTGTCACCGCGGAGCTAGTGAGCGCCGTCAGAGTCAGACACATCTATAAATATGACCCCACCGTTGTGGAATACTCCTGTCGGGACCTTGTCGATTTCGTAGATCATCAGAAACGTTCCGAAGAGAAGACGAAGGAGAAGTCGGGCAACAAACACTTTTGCTATGCGCACGGATTACGCGAAGGCTTTGAGTACGTCAAAGTTAATGGCATCCTAAGGGAAGAATCCCGTCCGTTTGAAGCCAACTGTAGAGAAGAAGTACTTACACGCCATGGGTCTAACCTCGGCTACATTGGAGAGGTAGTCTCCTTGACTACTGTCAAAGAAGTTCTTCAGACGCTTCAAAACCACCCTGTTGCTGGATGCATTCCCGTCTTTGAACCAGACTACAGCTCTATTAATGAT CAACTGTACTACGGCCCTACATCTCCACTCTCACGTTACGAAACCATGCATGCGATCAGCTTTGTTGGCGCTGGAGGAGTCAAGGAAGGTGAGAAGCATGTGAATGCTAGATCCAGTCACGGTGTTAACTTCGGCAAAGACGgctatttcaaaatttgcttcCAGCACGTGATAATCTGCCTCACCCGTGGACACCACATGAGGTATCTTGAAgacccggttcttcttccttgcAGATTTGTATACCCAGAGCTCCTATCTCTAGAAAAGgacaaagagaagagaagagacgaCACGATATAG
- the LOC106379489 gene encoding uncharacterized protein LOC106379489: MITRSKLAEQLREYQIKSKHDWASVSIFSSSSNFSSSSSRVDVVVFVIWELVILAFLVFSAVSLYLKRLELAFILLCVCLLLFVCMKITKQVRIARKKKRRMLLPLSM; the protein is encoded by the exons ATGATAACGAGATCGAAACTAGCGGAACAGCTAAGAGAATATCAGATTAAATCAAAGCATGATTGGGCCTCcgtctctatcttctcttcctcctccaatttctcttcttcttcttccag GGTGGATGTGGTAGTCTTTGTTATTTGGGAACTGGTGATCTTAGCGTTCCTGGTGTTTTCAGCTGTCTCCTTGTACTTGAAGCGGTTGGAACTCGCGTTCATCTTGCTTTGTGTCTGCTTACTATTGTTCGTTTGTATGAAAATCACAAAGCAAGTGAGAATAGCTAGGAAGAAGAAGCGGAGGATGCTTCTTCCTCTCTCTATGTAA
- the LOC106381395 gene encoding histone-lysine N-methyltransferase ASHH2-like, whose protein sequence is MCYTIQTLNLYALSRFTDKAYKKISLLLDPSCLDLCLIHVGEVTVVGAKGNLGRFINNCRLTEKDQESIYDYNYVRVFAAAAAKKCYCGSSHCRG, encoded by the exons ATGTGTTATACCATCCAGACCTTAAACCTCTATGCTCTTTCAAG ATTCACAGACAAGGCCTACAAGAAGATATCTCTTTTGCTTGATCCAAGTTGCTTAGATCTATGTTTAATACACGTTGGAGAG GTAACAGTTGTTGGTGCGAAGGGAAATTTAGGGCGTTTCATCAATAACTGCCGCCTTACTGAAAAG GATCAGGAGTCGATTTATGACTACAACTATGTGAGGGTttttgctgctgctgctgccaaAAAGTGTTATTGTGGGTCATCACATTGCCGAGGCTAG
- the LOC106378165 gene encoding putative 57 kDa heat shock protein isoform X2, whose translation MEIRFVEPVPQSEGMYYATNNPYQVNGPKGFTEFKVLDGTAKLFVRIDFPGVSNDSVKILLDPSQKAVFVSGEAPQEMVYDASLREFGTATGLLCDCCRITDVESVLGDGVLRLILSKETIDFRVGSSCSARAYTSVRASSSLSRLIRGYDPEAHLRGHGPQGHRGTGPLDPAFTGPDIVPNPLVQTGSTSAYESKQLSDGGIFLRIDMPGVPNDKFAVTVENGCVTVTGRAPAAMDDSSGREYRGNVAVVPRDYDSRRIEAFANEGVIRLIIHSI comes from the exons ATGGAGATCCGTTTTGTTGAACCTGTCCCTCAATCCGAAG GTATGTATTATGCTACAAACAACCCTTACCAGGTGAACGGACCAAAAGGCTTCACTGAGTTTAAGGTTTTGGACGGGACAGCCAAATTGTTCGTGAGAATTGATTTTCCGGGAGTCAGCAACGATAGTGTTAAGATCCTACTCGATCCATCGCAGAAAGCTGTCTTTGTGTCCGGAGAGGCCCCACAAGAAATGGTTTATGATGCTTCTCTCCGTGAGTTCGGAACTGCTACGGGCCTCTTGTGCGATTGCTGCAGAATCACAGACGTGGAGTCCGTTTTGGGAGATGGTGTTCTAAGACTCATCCTATCCAAGGAAACGATCGATTTTCGTGTAGGGTCTTCTTGTTCCG CCAGAGCATATACGTCCGTTAGAGCGTCATCATCCCTTT CTCGTTTAATCCGTGGATATGATCCAGAAG CTCATCTCCGTGGACATGGCCCACAAG GTCACCGTGGCACTGGCCCCCTAG ATCCGGCTTTCACGGGTCCCGACATAGTACCGAACCCATTAGTGCAGACGGGATCAACTAGTGCATACGAGTCAAAGCAGTTGTCAGACGGCGGTATATTTCTCCGTATTGACATGCCCGGTGTCCCCAACGACAAATTCGCGGTGACGGTGGAAAACGGTTGTGTCACTGTCACCGGACGAGCACCTGCAGCGATGGACGACTCGAGTGGGCGTGAGTATAGAGGCAATGTCGCTGTCGTCCCTCGAGACTATGACAGTCGCCGGATCGAAGCATTCGCTAATGAGGGTGTCATCCGCCTCATCATCCATTCTATCTAA
- the LOC106381394 gene encoding dehydrin ERD14, giving the protein MAEETKSVVHEQEVPKVTTEESSAEVTDRGLFDFLGKKKEETKPEETIDSEFEHKVHISEPVVPEVKHEKEEKKHSLLEKLHRSDSSFSSSSEEEGEDGEKRKKKKDKKKTATTAEGEVKTEEEKKGFMDKLKEKLPGHGKKPEDASPAAPVVAPPVEEAHPAEKKGILEKIKEKLPGYHPKTVDEVKKEKETD; this is encoded by the exons ATGGCGGAGGAAACCAAGAGCGTAGTTCATGAGCAGGAGGTACCAAAGGTAACGACCGAGGAATCATCAGCGGAGGTCACGGATCGAGGACTGTTTGATTTcttggggaagaagaaggaggaaaCAAAACCTGAGGAGACCATCGACTCTGAGTTTGAACATAAGGTTCATATCTCAGAGCCAGTGGTGCCTGAGGTTAAACacgagaaagaagagaaaaagcatAGTCTCCTCGAGAAGCTTCACCGAAGCGACAGCTCTTTTAGCTCC TCAAGCGAGGAAGAAGGCGAAGATGgtgagaagaggaagaagaagaaggacaagaagaagaCTGCTACGACTGCTGAAGGAGAGGTGAAaacagaggaggagaagaaaggGTTTATGGATAAGCTGAAGGAGAAGCTTCCAGGACATGGAAAGAAGCCTGAAGATGCTTCACCCGCCGCACCGGTTGTTGCTCCTCCGGTGGAGGAAGCGCATCCGGCGGAGAAGAAGGGGATTCTGGAGAAGATCAAGGAGAAGCTTCCAGGGTACCATCCCAAGACCGTAGATGAGGTGAAGAAGGAAAAGGAGACtgattaa